A window from Roseburia sp. 499 encodes these proteins:
- a CDS encoding cysteine hydrolase family protein, with amino-acid sequence MKKALLIIDVQNDYFPNGKCELYQPEPALENIEALLSYFRKNDLPVYYVQHIADKTASFFVPDTDGVNIHNSITPLASEKVIIKHSPNSFFETSLQAELEKDSITELVICGMMTHMCIDTTVRAAKELGYNITLISDACATKDLEQNGEKLSAKVVQHVYMASLHPRFANVMTCENFL; translated from the coding sequence ATGAAAAAAGCATTATTAATTATTGATGTTCAAAATGATTATTTTCCAAATGGGAAATGCGAACTCTACCAACCGGAACCGGCATTAGAAAACATAGAAGCATTACTATCTTATTTTAGAAAAAACGACCTTCCTGTTTACTATGTTCAGCATATTGCAGATAAAACTGCTTCCTTCTTTGTTCCTGATACTGACGGTGTAAATATTCATAATTCTATTACGCCCCTCGCTTCTGAAAAGGTTATTATAAAACATTCTCCAAATAGCTTTTTCGAGACATCTTTACAGGCAGAATTGGAAAAGGATTCTATCACAGAATTGGTGATATGTGGGATGATGACACATATGTGTATTGACACAACTGTCCGTGCTGCAAAAGAACTGGGCTATAATATTACACTTATTTCAGACGCCTGTGCAACCAAGGACTTAGAGCAAAACGGTGAAAAACTTTCCGCTAAAGTCGTTCAACATGTATATATGGCTTCTTTGCATCCAAGATTTGCAAATGTAATGACATGTGAAAATTTCTTATAA
- a CDS encoding MmcQ/YjbR family DNA-binding protein, with protein sequence MKYEWIDEFLLAKKGVSKDLKKEWNWIRYQIEDKMFAAICLDDQDKPYYITLKLEPSEGDFLRQQYEDIIPGYYMNKVHWNSVKADGNVPDELLKDMLDKSYQLVLKGFSKKKQLQILGES encoded by the coding sequence ATGAAATATGAATGGATTGATGAGTTTCTTTTAGCCAAAAAAGGAGTCTCGAAGGATTTGAAAAAAGAATGGAACTGGATACGTTATCAGATAGAAGACAAGATGTTTGCGGCGATTTGTTTGGATGACCAAGATAAGCCTTATTATATCACATTAAAATTAGAACCGTCAGAGGGAGATTTCCTTCGTCAGCAATACGAAGATATTATACCGGGATATTATATGAATAAAGTCCATTGGAATTCTGTCAAAGCCGACGGAAATGTGCCGGATGAGTTACTAAAGGATATGCTGGATAAGTCTTATCAATTAGTTTTAAAGGGATTTAGCAAAAAGAAGCAATTACAGATATTGGGGGAATCATAA
- a CDS encoding Wadjet anti-phage system protein JetD domain-containing protein yields MVQYEKRVLNALLDSYENSLLFTGENKVKISIDFPFTKKKMPEYFDESSYEYEKIHISMKELEKKGFLEIIWKKGKENHIISKVILKIENLEQIYAYTKRASKSDLIVKNLKLLREYQKKYDTPVCLELSEYLIERIEKNQSVKEYIDLAKGKETEMLFKGIFAVEANKRQYYIREFSIEVFHDTKVFEQIIGKVVKALRNFSDGFEEKETSEVLAEYGIYHTPNYVYFKGDIRLMVCQEEYNIGSLKQGIGISGEDLSAVRFLDMAAVHQVITIENLTTFFRWKEPESLIIYLGGYHNAVRRELLKSVYEALPEAKYYHFGDIDAGGFEIYRDLCEKTRIPFNMYRMNLAILQKYQKYGKPLKENDRVRLNKMLNGPLGKMEGFCEMVQYMLENNVKLEQECILQKDT; encoded by the coding sequence ATGGTGCAATATGAAAAGAGAGTACTCAATGCTCTTTTGGATTCTTATGAGAACAGCCTTTTATTTACAGGAGAAAATAAGGTGAAAATCAGCATAGATTTTCCATTTACAAAAAAGAAGATGCCAGAGTATTTTGATGAAAGTTCCTATGAATATGAAAAGATACATATTTCCATGAAAGAACTTGAAAAAAAGGGGTTTCTGGAAATTATTTGGAAAAAGGGCAAAGAAAATCATATCATATCAAAGGTTATCTTGAAAATAGAAAATTTAGAGCAGATTTATGCATATACAAAGAGAGCTTCTAAATCAGACTTGATTGTGAAAAATCTTAAGCTACTTAGAGAATATCAGAAAAAGTATGATACTCCGGTATGCTTGGAACTGAGTGAATATTTGATAGAACGAATTGAAAAAAATCAGTCTGTAAAAGAATATATCGACCTTGCAAAGGGTAAGGAAACAGAAATGTTGTTTAAAGGAATTTTTGCAGTAGAGGCGAATAAAAGACAGTATTATATTCGGGAATTTTCTATAGAAGTATTTCATGATACGAAGGTTTTTGAACAAATTATTGGAAAAGTTGTCAAGGCTCTTCGGAATTTTAGTGACGGATTTGAAGAAAAAGAAACATCGGAAGTATTGGCGGAATATGGGATATATCATACTCCAAACTATGTTTATTTCAAAGGAGATATCAGATTGATGGTTTGCCAGGAAGAGTACAACATTGGCTCACTGAAACAGGGAATTGGAATTTCCGGTGAGGATTTGTCGGCAGTCAGGTTTCTGGATATGGCAGCAGTTCATCAGGTGATTACAATAGAAAATCTTACCACGTTCTTTCGCTGGAAGGAACCGGAAAGTCTGATTATTTATTTGGGAGGTTATCACAATGCGGTTCGACGCGAACTTTTGAAATCAGTGTATGAGGCACTGCCTGAGGCAAAATATTATCATTTTGGTGATATAGACGCGGGAGGATTTGAAATATATCGTGATTTATGCGAAAAAACGAGAATACCTTTTAACATGTATAGAATGAATCTGGCGATTTTACAGAAATATCAAAAATATGGTAAACCACTGAAAGAAAATGACAGGGTGCGTTTGAATAAAATGTTAAATGGTCCACTAGGAAAAATGGAAGGATTTTGCGAAATGGTACAATATATGCTAGAGAACAATGTGAAGCTGGAGCAGGAATGTATCTTGCAGAAGGATACCTAA
- a CDS encoding VOC family protein, producing MRLDGFGIFVKDMQNMIRFYRDVLGFEIKESEDADNVYLEKDGTLFLFFGRNDFEKMTSRKYQYVEGINGHFEIALGVENYDAVDKTYEEVVAKGAKPILPPETEPWGQRTCYVADPEGNLVEIGSFAN from the coding sequence ATGCGATTAGATGGATTTGGAATTTTTGTAAAGGATATGCAGAATATGATACGGTTTTACCGTGATGTATTGGGATTCGAGATAAAGGAAAGCGAAGATGCCGATAATGTTTATTTGGAAAAGGATGGGACATTGTTTCTTTTTTTCGGAAGAAATGATTTTGAAAAAATGACAAGTAGAAAATATCAATATGTGGAGGGAATCAATGGTCATTTTGAAATTGCGCTAGGTGTAGAAAACTATGATGCAGTAGATAAAACATATGAGGAAGTGGTAGCAAAGGGGGCCAAGCCGATTCTACCACCGGAAACTGAGCCATGGGGACAGCGTACCTGTTATGTAGCTGACCCGGAAGGAAATTTGGTAGAGATTGGTTCATTTGCAAATTGA
- a CDS encoding YjdF family protein, with translation MDKESGTLTVFFQEPFWIGVFERITEEGLSVCKVTFGAEPKDYEVAEFILKNYYRLRFSPAVATEVKETKRNPKRVHRQVRKQMQENGIGTKSQQALKLQQEQMKTERRSVSREQREAEKLRKFELKQQKKKEKHRGR, from the coding sequence ATGGACAAAGAATCGGGAACATTAACAGTATTTTTTCAGGAGCCATTTTGGATAGGCGTTTTTGAACGGATAACGGAAGAAGGCTTATCCGTATGTAAGGTTACCTTTGGGGCAGAACCCAAAGACTATGAGGTGGCTGAGTTTATCTTAAAAAATTACTACCGGTTACGATTTAGTCCGGCTGTGGCAACTGAGGTAAAAGAAACAAAGCGGAATCCGAAAAGAGTACACCGACAGGTGCGCAAGCAAATGCAGGAAAACGGTATAGGTACAAAATCGCAGCAAGCTTTGAAATTACAGCAGGAGCAGATGAAAACGGAACGCAGGTCCGTAAGCCGGGAACAACGGGAAGCGGAGAAACTGCGGAAGTTTGAACTGAAACAGCAAAAAAAGAAAGAGAAGCATCGGGGCAGGTAA
- a CDS encoding N-acetyltransferase: MEFIKLTPENLEKEHICCAISNNKDCQVSSKKAWLSERMQEGLVFLKANVRGKCFIEYLPAEYAWAPIEAPNYMYIDCLWIAGQFKGQGISNELLEACIQDSKQKGKSGLVILSSDKKRSYLSDKKFLLHKGFQMADKAEPYFELMYLPFEENAPVPRMKDTAKKAQVSQKGFVLYYTNQCPFTAKYVPMIEQCAEEKNLPFTSIKIESCSEAQSVPVPFTTYALFYDGKFVTHENLSVKKFEALVEKLFSE; encoded by the coding sequence ATGGAATTTATAAAACTTACCCCGGAAAATCTTGAAAAAGAGCATATCTGTTGTGCTATTTCTAACAACAAAGATTGTCAAGTATCCTCAAAGAAAGCATGGCTTTCTGAGCGTATGCAGGAAGGGCTAGTATTTCTAAAAGCAAATGTGCGTGGCAAATGCTTTATTGAATATCTGCCGGCAGAATATGCATGGGCACCAATCGAAGCACCTAATTATATGTACATAGACTGTCTCTGGATTGCCGGACAATTTAAGGGACAGGGAATTTCTAATGAACTGTTGGAAGCCTGTATTCAGGATAGCAAGCAGAAAGGAAAGAGCGGGCTTGTAATCTTATCTTCCGACAAGAAACGGTCCTATCTATCCGATAAAAAATTCCTTTTACATAAAGGATTTCAAATGGCGGATAAGGCAGAACCGTATTTTGAACTAATGTATCTGCCATTTGAGGAGAATGCACCGGTGCCACGGATGAAAGATACAGCAAAAAAGGCACAAGTCAGTCAAAAGGGTTTTGTACTTTACTATACCAATCAATGTCCTTTTACTGCAAAATATGTGCCAATGATTGAACAATGTGCAGAGGAAAAAAATCTACCGTTTACGAGTATTAAGATAGAAAGTTGCAGTGAAGCACAGAGTGTTCCGGTTCCATTTACCACATATGCTCTTTTTTATGACGGAAAATTTGTAACCCATGAGAATTTATCCGTAAAGAAGTTTGAAGCGTTGGTAGAAAAATTATTTTCTGAATAG
- a CDS encoding winged helix-turn-helix transcriptional regulator, producing the protein MKLRQNYTCPLELVHDIIRGKWKTIIIFQLRNGACSFSDLHHTINGISEKMLLEQLNELKQFGMADKNSYDGFPLKVEYFLTARGEKMLSAIKIMQEIGVEYMVEHGMTDILDKKGICYEPLLYTKK; encoded by the coding sequence ATGAAACTACGCCAAAACTATACCTGCCCTTTAGAATTAGTCCATGATATCATAAGGGGAAAATGGAAAACCATCATTATTTTTCAACTCAGAAACGGAGCATGCTCTTTCTCTGACCTCCATCACACGATCAACGGAATCAGTGAAAAAATGTTATTGGAACAGTTGAATGAACTAAAACAATTCGGAATGGCTGATAAGAATTCTTATGACGGTTTTCCCCTAAAGGTCGAATATTTCCTCACTGCACGGGGTGAAAAAATGTTATCTGCCATCAAAATCATGCAGGAAATAGGCGTGGAATATATGGTAGAACACGGAATGACTGATATCCTAGATAAAAAAGGAATTTGTTATGAACCGCTCCTATACACAAAAAAGTAA
- a CDS encoding GyrI-like domain-containing protein: MSFDYKKEYKEYYMPPKKPTIVTVPKMNYIAVRGQGNPNEEDGEYKQAIGLLYGIAFTIKMSYKGSHKIDGYFSYVVPPLEGLWWQEGVAGIDYTHKENFQWISMIRLPDFVKKEDFEWAVAEATKKKKMDYSKVEFFTYEEGLCVQCMHIGSYDNEPATIEAMEQMAKENGYEIDISKERFHHEIYLSDPRRAAEEKLKTVVRHPIK; the protein is encoded by the coding sequence ATGTCATTTGATTACAAAAAGGAATATAAAGAATACTATATGCCACCGAAAAAACCAACCATCGTAACCGTACCTAAAATGAACTATATCGCAGTTCGGGGGCAGGGGAATCCGAACGAGGAGGATGGAGAATACAAGCAGGCAATCGGTCTTTTGTATGGAATAGCCTTTACCATTAAGATGAGCTATAAGGGAAGTCATAAGATTGATGGTTATTTTTCCTATGTGGTACCGCCATTAGAAGGACTCTGGTGGCAAGAGGGTGTAGCCGGAATTGACTATACCCACAAGGAAAATTTTCAATGGATTTCCATGATAAGACTTCCGGACTTTGTAAAAAAAGAAGACTTTGAATGGGCAGTTGCAGAAGCTACAAAAAAGAAAAAAATGGATTATTCAAAAGTAGAATTTTTTACATATGAGGAAGGTTTGTGTGTACAATGTATGCATATCGGTTCTTATGATAACGAGCCGGCAACCATAGAGGCAATGGAACAGATGGCAAAGGAAAATGGTTATGAAATAGATATCTCGAAAGAACGTTTTCACCATGAAATCTATTTAAGCGACCCAAGAAGGGCAGCAGAAGAAAAGTTAAAGACAGTAGTCCGTCATCCGATAAAATAG
- a CDS encoding ATP-binding protein, whose product MKKLTRVKLINWHRFTNNTIDIGDSTLISGENGAGKSTLLDAIQFVVTCSANYFNKAAHENGKRKLTGYIRCKTGRENRPYERIGEISAHVALEFYEEKKQRYFIVGAVIDSASEGQEKWARYLMDGVQIEEDMFFSDKTPKSIAQFRTANAKHIKTWCTTDKDAKVMIKNRFGRIEDKFFRLIPKAMAFRPIDDIKDFVYSYVLDEKEVNIDILRENVRSYQDLQRTLENVKIRIGRLDKIERYHEQVQDGMEKDSMYEYFLARAEADIIEEDISKLQHEVSADTYRLKESDTKIIALAKEKKEKQEIRDNLRAELAQDKDFIARDELKKKMERLEERKAELEDEKRHLQKSMRDAAKQASELLKVTDVDACVQKYKEYLDCGENIEEMAEFKQTLQDVIAYKTKMYEKVQMKKAEVSISINQADAERNELEKTIERLEKKKFSYPVDVERVMDAIKEEFVRIGRTPEPKVLCEWLDITDDTWRNAVEGYLNTQRFYILVEPENFDIALGTYDRLRKEKKAYGVGVINAQKLEEYDTAPEGSLATVVISPNKHAKRFINMVLGKVHMCEHYNELKKYTTSVTKECMKYQNHVASAIKPAIYETPFIGKNAIKVQLEQALRKKDTLMERLNKLQEQKRQLDYVMEPLSVNADTDIKYRVDVLAEIRSVKNEIEKCKINIATLEKNSNMIQKQIQLTTLEELLRELEEEFVKINQKIGSIKERIRKTKEEISKKQEKGAEQKAFYIELGAKAGNEIISWNRDYDKQTTDKALEQFRDNFARRKKANLTIVEKSQRDMEKVMVEYKTAHDFGAAPTMEGYPDFAAEYDKLKNSELLTYEEKVESARKAAEEEFREQFLSKLQENMKVAQGEFKELNKALNDIVFSNEKYEFIFMPSKRYRQYYEMIMDDFNAMQGESIFSGIFHENHKEVIEELFEKLALDNENNVKVLDEFTDYRTYMDYDIKIIHSDGNYSFYSKVCEEKSGGETQTPFYVTVAASFVQLYKNNIGGDAVGLVMFDEAFNNMDDERIGGVLEFLRRLPLQIIIAAPPDKIQYISPFVEETLLVMTDEKTSFAERYYNGAI is encoded by the coding sequence ATGAAGAAGTTGACGAGAGTGAAGCTGATTAATTGGCATAGATTTACCAATAATACGATTGACATAGGCGATTCCACATTGATTTCGGGAGAAAATGGTGCCGGTAAATCTACACTGTTAGATGCTATCCAGTTTGTTGTTACCTGTTCTGCAAATTACTTTAATAAAGCAGCTCATGAAAATGGAAAGAGAAAGCTGACTGGATATATACGTTGCAAGACCGGAAGGGAGAATAGGCCGTATGAGCGTATTGGTGAAATTAGTGCTCATGTTGCATTGGAATTTTATGAAGAAAAGAAGCAACGTTATTTTATTGTAGGTGCAGTCATTGATTCAGCCTCTGAAGGACAGGAAAAATGGGCACGATACTTAATGGATGGAGTACAGATTGAAGAAGACATGTTTTTTTCGGATAAGACACCGAAATCTATAGCCCAGTTCCGTACTGCTAATGCAAAGCACATTAAAACCTGGTGCACAACAGATAAGGATGCTAAGGTGATGATAAAAAATCGATTCGGCAGGATTGAGGATAAATTTTTCCGTCTGATACCAAAAGCAATGGCTTTCCGACCAATTGATGATATCAAAGACTTTGTATATTCTTATGTGCTGGACGAGAAAGAGGTAAATATTGATATACTGAGAGAAAATGTGAGATCATATCAAGACTTACAACGCACATTGGAAAACGTAAAAATAAGAATTGGAAGATTGGACAAGATTGAGCGCTACCATGAACAGGTACAGGATGGTATGGAAAAAGACAGCATGTATGAATATTTTCTTGCAAGAGCAGAAGCTGACATCATAGAGGAAGATATTTCTAAGTTGCAGCATGAGGTAAGTGCAGATACCTATCGGTTAAAGGAAAGTGATACAAAGATTATAGCTTTGGCAAAGGAGAAAAAAGAGAAGCAGGAAATACGAGACAATTTAAGAGCAGAGTTAGCACAGGATAAGGACTTTATTGCCAGAGACGAATTGAAGAAAAAAATGGAACGTCTGGAAGAAAGAAAAGCTGAACTGGAAGATGAGAAAAGACATTTACAGAAAAGTATGCGGGATGCTGCAAAGCAGGCAAGTGAACTGCTTAAGGTGACAGATGTTGATGCATGTGTGCAAAAGTATAAAGAGTATCTGGATTGTGGAGAAAACATAGAAGAAATGGCAGAATTTAAGCAGACATTGCAAGATGTAATTGCTTATAAAACAAAAATGTACGAAAAAGTTCAGATGAAAAAGGCAGAAGTAAGCATCAGCATTAATCAGGCAGATGCAGAAAGAAATGAGCTGGAGAAAACCATTGAAAGGTTGGAGAAAAAGAAGTTTTCCTATCCCGTGGATGTGGAACGTGTTATGGATGCAATTAAGGAGGAATTTGTCCGAATAGGAAGAACACCGGAACCGAAGGTTCTGTGTGAGTGGCTTGATATCACAGATGACACATGGAGAAATGCGGTGGAAGGTTATCTGAATACACAGAGGTTTTATATTTTGGTGGAACCGGAAAATTTTGATATTGCACTAGGTACATACGACCGTCTTAGAAAAGAAAAAAAGGCATATGGTGTCGGGGTGATTAATGCGCAGAAGCTGGAAGAATATGATACCGCTCCGGAAGGTTCATTGGCCACAGTTGTGATTTCGCCCAATAAGCATGCGAAAAGGTTTATTAATATGGTGTTAGGAAAAGTCCATATGTGTGAGCATTACAATGAACTGAAGAAATATACAACCTCAGTAACAAAGGAATGCATGAAATATCAGAATCATGTAGCAAGTGCCATAAAGCCGGCTATTTACGAAACACCTTTTATTGGAAAAAATGCAATCAAGGTTCAGTTGGAACAGGCATTGAGGAAGAAAGATACTTTGATGGAACGACTGAACAAGCTGCAGGAACAAAAAAGACAGTTGGATTATGTTATGGAACCGTTGTCTGTCAATGCAGATACGGATATTAAGTATAGAGTGGATGTATTGGCTGAAATACGGTCTGTTAAGAATGAGATAGAGAAGTGCAAAATAAATATTGCAACTTTGGAGAAGAACTCTAATATGATACAAAAGCAGATTCAACTGACTACATTGGAAGAGTTACTTAGAGAGTTAGAAGAAGAATTTGTAAAAATCAATCAAAAAATTGGCTCCATAAAGGAACGGATTCGAAAAACGAAAGAAGAGATTTCTAAAAAACAGGAAAAGGGAGCAGAGCAAAAAGCTTTTTATATTGAATTAGGAGCAAAAGCGGGCAATGAGATTATTTCATGGAATCGTGATTATGATAAGCAGACCACAGATAAAGCATTAGAACAGTTCCGAGATAATTTTGCACGGAGAAAAAAGGCGAATCTTACAATTGTAGAAAAGAGCCAGAGGGATATGGAAAAAGTCATGGTGGAATATAAGACAGCCCATGATTTTGGTGCAGCACCTACCATGGAGGGGTATCCCGACTTTGCAGCAGAATATGATAAATTAAAAAATTCGGAGTTGTTGACCTATGAAGAAAAGGTTGAGTCGGCGAGAAAAGCAGCAGAAGAAGAGTTTAGAGAACAGTTTTTGTCAAAACTCCAAGAAAATATGAAAGTTGCCCAGGGCGAGTTTAAAGAACTAAATAAGGCATTGAATGACATTGTTTTCAGTAATGAAAAGTATGAGTTTATCTTTATGCCAAGTAAGCGGTATCGTCAGTATTATGAAATGATTATGGATGATTTTAATGCAATGCAGGGAGAATCTATTTTCAGCGGTATTTTTCATGAAAACCATAAAGAAGTCATTGAGGAACTGTTTGAAAAACTTGCATTGGATAATGAGAATAATGTAAAGGTATTGGATGAGTTCACAGATTATAGAACATATATGGATTATGATATTAAAATTATTCACAGTGATGGAAATTATTCTTTTTATTCTAAGGTTTGCGAAGAAAAGAGTGGAGGAGAAACACAGACACCATTCTATGTAACAGTGGCTGCGTCCTTTGTGCAGTTATATAAGAACAATATAGGCGGAGATGCAGTGGGATTGGTGATGTTTGACGAAGCATTTAATAATATGGATGATGAGAGAATTGGTGGAGTACTTGAATTTTTACGACGTCTTCCGCTTCAGATTATTATTGCTGCACCGCCGGATAAAATACAGTATATTAGCCCTTTTGTAGAAGAAACATTGCTTGTTATGACAGATGAAAAGACAAGCTTTGCAGAGAGGTATTATAATGGTGCAATATGA
- a CDS encoding helix-turn-helix transcriptional regulator, whose product MKIDRLIGILSILLQQKQVTAPYLAERFEVSRRTINRDIEDLCKAGIPVVTQQGVNGGISIMEGYKIDRTLLTSTDLQAIFAGLRSLDSVSGTNRYGQLMEKLSVGASNVIPGDQHILIDLASWNKESLAPKIEIIHGAIERQELLSFTYFSPKEESEREIEPYHLVFQWSSWYVWGWCRKRCDFRLFKLNRITHLHYSGKTFEKRKVPMPDLSAEKVFPHKLQVKAIFAPECKWRLIEEFGSGSFTEQPDGNLLFTVGFTDRENLLSWMLTFGDKAELLEPVEVREELLRIGEAIQKKYK is encoded by the coding sequence ATGAAAATTGATCGCCTAATTGGAATTTTATCCATCTTGTTGCAGCAGAAACAAGTAACAGCACCATATTTAGCAGAGCGTTTTGAAGTATCCAGACGTACGATTAACAGAGATATCGAAGATTTGTGCAAAGCCGGTATTCCGGTAGTGACCCAGCAGGGCGTAAATGGTGGTATCTCCATTATGGAAGGATATAAAATTGACCGTACCCTTTTGACGTCCACAGACCTGCAGGCAATTTTTGCGGGATTGCGTAGCTTGGATAGTGTAAGCGGAACAAATCGTTATGGTCAGCTTATGGAAAAATTATCTGTTGGTGCGTCTAATGTGATACCGGGAGATCAACATATTTTGATAGACTTGGCCTCTTGGAATAAAGAGTCATTGGCCCCCAAAATTGAAATAATTCATGGAGCAATAGAGCGTCAGGAGTTACTTTCATTTACCTATTTTTCACCTAAGGAAGAGAGTGAAAGAGAGATAGAGCCGTATCATCTGGTGTTTCAGTGGTCAAGCTGGTATGTCTGGGGATGGTGTAGAAAACGATGCGACTTTCGTTTGTTTAAACTGAATCGAATCACCCATTTGCACTATAGTGGGAAAACATTTGAGAAACGAAAAGTTCCCATGCCGGATTTGTCAGCAGAAAAGGTTTTTCCGCATAAATTGCAGGTCAAGGCTATATTTGCACCGGAATGCAAGTGGCGGTTGATAGAGGAATTTGGAAGTGGCAGCTTTACAGAGCAGCCGGATGGAAATTTGTTGTTTACCGTTGGATTTACGGACCGCGAAAATTTGCTTAGCTGGATGCTTACCTTTGGTGATAAAGCGGAATTATTGGAGCCGGTTGAAGTAAGGGAAGAACTTTTGCGAATTGGAGAGGCAATTCAGAAAAAATATAAATAA